A single region of the Sorghum bicolor cultivar BTx623 chromosome 9, Sorghum_bicolor_NCBIv3, whole genome shotgun sequence genome encodes:
- the LOC110430444 gene encoding histone-lysine N-methyltransferase 2D-like, protein MASRLDRILDGPPPTAVDVPWTEVQRGAPSGSRESQRRETSPHRSHADTPSEPVPGQNVSRPQPLPASKAGHRVKSLTAGPLTRGRATASSKGGMDHRSASPGIGQVGDVEPRPAPARELLLRLFLFLRLKQTLEQAQPSMAKRLKVGAASKDSSSSDPRPSTCIEGALPRPSVGESAPLSPKRRKKEKKEREQETRRQPHEEQQLQQKEGEEGQPPAGPQLEELLEQDRQRELQELQEQQQQRAQ, encoded by the exons ATGGCGTCccgtctcgaccggatcctcgatgGGCCTCCTCCGACCGCCGTCGACGTCCCATGGACGGAAGTCCAAAGGGGGGCGCCAAGCGGGTCTCGTGAAAGTCAGCGGAGGGAGACGTCCCCACACCGCTCCCACGCTGACACTCCCTCAGAACCTGTGCCAGGTCAGAATGTCTCCCGCCCCCAGCCTCTTCCCGCGTCTAAGGCGGGCCATCGGGTCAAGTCCCTGACGGCGGGGCCgctgactcgcggtcgcgctaCGGCTTCCAGCAAGGGGGGAATGGAtcacaggagcgccagtccagGCATCGGCCAAGTGGGAGATGTCGAGCCGAGGCCGGCGCCTGCTCGAGAG CTTCTCTTACGCCTCTTCCTCTTTCTCAGGTTGAAGCAGACACTCGAGCAGGCTCAGCCCTCGATGGCTaaaaggctcaaggtgggagcggcctctAAGGATTCAA gctcctccgaccctcggCCGTCGACCTGTATCGAgggcgctctgcctcgcccgtcGGTGGGGGAGTCCGCCCCGTTGTCGCCAAAGCGG aggaagaaggagaaaAAGGAGCGTGAGCAGGAGACACGGCGACAACCGCATGAGGAGCAACAGCTACAGCAGAAAGAAGGAGAGGAGGGGCAGCCGCCAGCGGGTccccagctcgaggagctgctggagcaggaccgTCAACGGGAGCTGCAggagctccaggagcagcagcagcagagggccCAGTAG